From the genome of Paracoccus seriniphilus, one region includes:
- the adh gene encoding aldehyde dehydrogenase has protein sequence MPNDQTHEFKGVGVMPFASRYDNFIGGQWMPPKSGKYFVNTTPITGGAIGEIARSNAEDIEAALDAAHAAKDQWGQASAAERSNVLMRIADRIEQNIELLATAETWDNGKPIRETMAADLPLAIDHFRYFAGVLRAQEGGISEIDHDTVAYHFHEPLGVVGQIIPWNFPLLMATWKLAPALAAGNCVVLKPAEQTPASIMVLMDLIGDLLPAGVLNVVNGFGLEAGKPLASNPRISKIAFTGETTTGRLIMQYASENLIPVTLELGGKSPNIFFEDVAREDDDYFDKAIEGFVMFALNQGEVCTCPSRALIAESIYDRFMERALQRVKDIVQGDPRDSATMIGAQASSEQKEKILSYFDIGRKEGAEVLTGGKAPDLGGDLSGGYYIEPTILKGHNKMRVFQEEIFGPVVSVTTFKDQDEALSLANDTLYGLGAGVWSREANTCYRFGRAIKAGRVWTNCYHAYPAHAAFGGYKQSGIGRENHRMMLDHYQQTKNMLVSYSPKKLGFF, from the coding sequence ATGCCGAACGATCAGACACATGAATTCAAGGGCGTGGGCGTCATGCCCTTTGCCAGCAGGTATGACAACTTCATCGGCGGGCAATGGATGCCGCCGAAATCGGGCAAGTATTTCGTCAACACGACGCCGATCACCGGCGGTGCCATCGGCGAAATCGCGCGCTCGAATGCTGAAGATATCGAAGCTGCGCTGGATGCCGCCCATGCGGCCAAGGATCAATGGGGGCAGGCCTCGGCGGCGGAACGTTCGAATGTGCTGATGCGGATTGCCGACCGGATCGAGCAGAACATCGAACTGCTTGCGACGGCGGAAACCTGGGACAATGGCAAGCCGATCCGCGAAACCATGGCCGCCGACCTGCCTCTGGCCATTGATCATTTCCGCTATTTTGCCGGTGTTCTGCGCGCGCAGGAAGGTGGCATCTCCGAGATCGATCACGACACGGTCGCCTATCACTTCCATGAACCTCTGGGTGTCGTGGGGCAGATCATTCCCTGGAACTTCCCGTTGCTGATGGCGACCTGGAAGCTGGCACCCGCTCTGGCCGCCGGCAACTGCGTGGTTCTGAAACCCGCTGAACAGACCCCTGCAAGCATCATGGTGCTGATGGATCTGATCGGGGATCTGCTGCCCGCGGGCGTGTTGAATGTCGTCAATGGCTTCGGGCTTGAGGCTGGCAAGCCGCTGGCCAGCAACCCGCGCATTTCCAAGATCGCCTTTACCGGTGAAACCACCACCGGCCGCCTGATCATGCAATATGCATCGGAAAACCTGATTCCGGTCACGCTGGAACTGGGTGGCAAATCGCCCAACATCTTCTTTGAGGATGTCGCGCGCGAGGATGACGACTATTTCGACAAGGCCATCGAAGGCTTCGTGATGTTCGCGCTGAATCAGGGCGAGGTCTGCACCTGCCCCTCGCGCGCATTGATCGCGGAATCGATCTATGATCGTTTCATGGAACGCGCCTTGCAGCGGGTGAAGGATATCGTGCAGGGCGATCCGCGCGACAGTGCCACGATGATCGGCGCGCAGGCCAGCAGCGAACAGAAGGAAAAGATCCTCAGCTATTTCGACATCGGCCGCAAGGAAGGTGCCGAGGTGCTGACGGGCGGCAAGGCGCCTGATCTGGGCGGCGATCTGTCCGGCGGCTATTACATCGAGCCGACCATCCTCAAGGGCCACAACAAGATGCGGGTCTTCCAGGAGGAAATCTTTGGCCCGGTCGTGTCCGTGACCACCTTCAAGGATCAGGACGAGGCGCTCTCTCTGGCCAATGACACGCTTTATGGTCTGGGTGCCGGTGTCTGGTCGCGCGAGGCCAACACCTGCTATCGCTTTGGCCGCGCCATCAAGGCCGGTCGGGTCTGGACCAACTGCTATCACGCCTATCCGGCCCATGCGGCCTTTGGTGGCTACAAGCAGTCGGGCATCGGGCGCGAAAACCACCGGATGATGCTGGACCACTACCAGCAGACCAAGAACATGCTGGTCAGCTATAGCCCCAAGAAACTGGGCTTCTTCTGA
- a CDS encoding GAF domain-containing protein translates to MTNRSHADMVAEQSQSKSATSALAASWRRSMLKHGLDPADRRRPERLSQSELQQRRSARERFLHVAGPQLDQLYGLVGMSGCNVMLTDADGIVLDQRVSDSDAAQFQDWGLWQGADWSERMQGTNGIGTCLAEGRQVIIHRDQHFHTRNTGMSCMDAPIWGPDGRLLAALDVSSARADQTERYNRLIAAQVAQAARSIEATFFRASFPRARIVVASGGDMTEAAMLLAVDKDDLAVGATRAARRAFGLEREGDLRPRPAADLLGRDDELSGFDRAERAAVARALARAEGNVSAAARALGIGRATMYRRMKRLGLGEK, encoded by the coding sequence ATGACGAACCGCAGCCACGCCGATATGGTGGCCGAACAGTCGCAATCGAAATCAGCAACATCGGCATTGGCGGCGTCTTGGCGCCGGTCGATGTTGAAGCATGGGCTCGATCCGGCTGACCGGCGCCGACCCGAGCGTTTGTCGCAATCGGAACTGCAGCAGAGGCGCAGCGCCCGCGAACGTTTCCTGCATGTTGCGGGGCCGCAGCTTGACCAGCTTTACGGGCTGGTGGGCATGTCGGGATGCAACGTGATGCTGACCGATGCCGATGGTATCGTGCTGGACCAGCGTGTCAGCGACAGCGATGCCGCACAATTCCAGGATTGGGGGCTATGGCAGGGTGCCGACTGGTCCGAAAGGATGCAGGGCACCAATGGCATCGGCACCTGTCTGGCCGAGGGACGACAGGTCATCATTCACCGTGACCAGCATTTCCACACCCGCAATACCGGCATGTCCTGCATGGATGCGCCGATCTGGGGGCCGGACGGGCGGCTGCTGGCGGCGCTGGATGTCAGCAGCGCGCGGGCCGATCAGACCGAGCGCTATAACCGCCTGATCGCGGCGCAGGTCGCACAGGCGGCGCGCAGCATCGAGGCAACCTTCTTCCGCGCCAGCTTTCCCAGGGCCCGCATTGTCGTCGCCTCGGGCGGGGACATGACCGAAGCCGCCATGCTGCTGGCGGTGGACAAGGATGATCTGGCTGTCGGTGCCACGCGGGCGGCGCGGCGCGCATTCGGACTGGAGCGCGAGGGCGATCTGCGCCCGCGTCCCGCCGCCGACCTGCTGGGGCGTGACGACGAACTGAGCGGCTTTGACCGGGCCGAACGCGCTGCTGTCGCCCGCGCGCTGGCACGCGCCGAAGGCAATGTCTCGGCCGCGGCACGGGCGCTGGGGATTGGTCGCGCGACCATGTACCGGCGCATGAAGCGGCTGGGTCTGGGCGAAAAATAG
- a CDS encoding ABC transporter ATP-binding protein, translating into MAELKLKGVAKSYGEVEVLSNIDLEISSGEFVVFVGPSGCGKSTLLRMIAGLERISGGTLEIDGQKMNDIPPSQRGIAMVFQSYALYPHMTVRDNMAFALRIAGQSRQQIREATDRAGRMLQLTPYLDRLPKALSGGQRQRVAIGRAIVRDPKVYLFDEPLSNLDAALRVATRIEIAQLKESMPDRTMIYVTHDQTEAMTLADRIVVLAGGGIAQVGAPLELYERPVNEFVAQFIGSPAMNLLPGRISSTGEMTGVTLDGGGEAQVAISTRPEEMGLKVNLGVRPEDMRITDGPAIFKGEVDMTEALGEVTLLYFGTRGDVTPVIAKLPGIHAGMNGRNVRLTADPEALHLFHEGRSMLYRDGVELGPYVPRAASLPG; encoded by the coding sequence ATGGCCGAATTGAAACTGAAGGGAGTCGCCAAGTCCTATGGCGAGGTCGAGGTTCTGAGCAATATCGACCTCGAGATCAGCTCGGGCGAATTCGTGGTTTTCGTCGGCCCCTCGGGCTGCGGGAAATCCACGCTGCTGCGGATGATCGCGGGGCTTGAACGGATCAGCGGCGGCACGCTTGAAATCGACGGCCAGAAGATGAACGACATCCCGCCCAGCCAGCGCGGCATCGCGATGGTGTTTCAGTCCTATGCGCTTTATCCGCATATGACGGTGCGCGACAATATGGCCTTTGCCCTGAGGATCGCCGGACAATCAAGGCAGCAGATCCGCGAGGCGACCGACCGCGCGGGCAGGATGCTGCAGCTGACGCCCTATCTGGATCGTCTGCCCAAGGCCCTGTCTGGCGGGCAGCGTCAGCGGGTGGCCATCGGACGGGCCATCGTGCGCGATCCCAAGGTCTATCTGTTCGATGAGCCGCTTTCGAACCTGGACGCTGCCCTGCGCGTCGCGACGCGGATCGAGATTGCGCAGCTGAAGGAATCGATGCCCGATCGCACGATGATCTATGTGACCCATGATCAGACCGAGGCGATGACCCTTGCGGACCGCATCGTGGTCCTGGCCGGGGGCGGCATTGCCCAGGTCGGTGCGCCGCTGGAACTGTATGAGCGCCCCGTGAACGAATTCGTCGCGCAATTCATCGGAAGCCCTGCGATGAACCTGTTGCCGGGGCGCATTTCCTCGACCGGAGAGATGACGGGCGTCACGCTGGATGGCGGTGGTGAGGCACAGGTCGCCATTTCGACCCGGCCGGAGGAGATGGGGCTGAAGGTCAATCTCGGGGTGCGCCCCGAGGATATGCGCATCACCGATGGCCCCGCCATCTTCAAGGGCGAGGTCGATATGACCGAAGCCCTTGGCGAAGTGACACTATTGTATTTCGGCACCCGAGGAGATGTGACGCCGGTCATTGCCAAGCTGCCCGGCATCCATGCCGGTATGAATGGGCGCAACGTGCGGTTGACCGCCGATCCCGAGGCGCTGCACCTGTTTCACGAAGGCCGCTCCATGCTTTACCGTGACGGGGTCGAGCTTGGCCCCTATGTGCCGCGCGCGGCCTCGCTGCCGGGGTGA
- a CDS encoding alpha-glucosidase, whose amino-acid sequence MVDLKENKQDWWKGGIIYQIYPRSFQDTTGDGIGDLAGITQRLPYVASLGVDAVWISPFFTSPMKDYGYDVSDYRGIDPLFGTMEDFDWLVERAHDLGLKVMIDLVMSHSSDQHPWFAESRSSRDNPKADWYVWADPKPDGTAPTNWLSIFGGGAWHWDARREQYYLHNFLTAQPDLNFHNPEVQDALLEMADFWLEKGVDGFRLDTINFYFHDAQLRDNPPLAPELRKSDTAPAVNPYNHQSHKYDKSQPENLAFLERFAARLAPHGAVVVGEIGDSERGLELLEQYTGVPGRVQMSYVFDFLSGDTLTAERIVHVFDKLHTIAPNGWPCWAMSNHDVTRHVSRWNLSDDAAKAYCTVLMCLRGSVCLYQGEELGLPEAELEFEDLRDPYGIEFWPEYKGRDGCRTPMVWDMGVNGGFSTSQPWLPVPHAHLQRTVVGQEADAQSMLHHYRWAIGLRNKHSALRQGEMRDLRADGPILSFVRADSKQTLLIRANLSDETVADLAPWQVQVIEG is encoded by the coding sequence GTGGTTGATTTGAAGGAAAACAAACAGGACTGGTGGAAGGGCGGGATCATCTATCAGATCTATCCGCGCAGTTTTCAGGACACGACCGGAGATGGAATCGGCGATCTTGCCGGGATCACGCAGCGTTTGCCCTATGTCGCTTCTCTGGGGGTGGACGCAGTCTGGATTTCGCCTTTCTTCACCTCTCCGATGAAGGACTACGGCTATGATGTCAGCGATTATCGCGGCATCGATCCGCTGTTCGGCACCATGGAAGATTTCGACTGGCTGGTCGAGCGTGCCCATGATCTGGGCCTGAAGGTGATGATCGATCTGGTCATGTCCCACAGTTCGGACCAGCATCCGTGGTTTGCCGAAAGCCGGTCCAGCCGCGACAACCCCAAGGCCGACTGGTATGTCTGGGCCGATCCCAAGCCCGATGGAACCGCGCCGACGAACTGGCTGTCCATCTTCGGCGGCGGTGCCTGGCATTGGGATGCGCGGCGCGAGCAGTATTACCTGCATAATTTCCTGACCGCGCAGCCGGATCTGAACTTTCACAATCCCGAGGTTCAGGATGCCCTGCTGGAGATGGCGGATTTCTGGCTGGAAAAGGGTGTGGACGGCTTTCGGCTGGATACGATCAACTTCTATTTCCATGATGCCCAGCTGCGCGACAATCCGCCTCTGGCACCCGAGTTGCGCAAATCCGATACTGCGCCGGCGGTGAACCCCTATAATCACCAAAGCCACAAATACGACAAATCGCAGCCCGAGAACCTGGCTTTTCTGGAGCGTTTTGCCGCCAGGCTGGCACCGCATGGTGCCGTGGTAGTGGGCGAGATCGGTGACAGTGAACGCGGGCTGGAACTGCTGGAACAATATACCGGCGTGCCGGGACGGGTGCAGATGTCCTATGTCTTCGACTTTCTGTCCGGCGACACGCTGACCGCGGAACGCATTGTGCATGTCTTTGACAAGTTGCACACCATTGCGCCCAATGGCTGGCCTTGCTGGGCGATGTCGAACCATGACGTCACCCGCCATGTCAGTCGCTGGAACCTGTCCGATGATGCGGCCAAGGCCTATTGCACGGTGCTGATGTGCCTGCGCGGTTCCGTTTGCCTTTATCAGGGCGAGGAACTGGGCCTGCCCGAGGCCGAACTGGAGTTCGAGGATCTGCGCGATCCATACGGAATCGAGTTCTGGCCCGAATACAAGGGGCGCGACGGATGCCGGACGCCGATGGTCTGGGACATGGGCGTCAATGGCGGCTTTTCGACCAGTCAGCCATGGTTGCCGGTGCCGCATGCGCATCTGCAGCGCACCGTGGTCGGACAAGAGGCCGATGCTCAATCGATGCTGCATCACTATCGATGGGCCATCGGTCTGCGCAACAAGCACAGCGCCCTGCGGCAGGGCGAGATGAGGGATCTGCGCGCCGACGGGCCGATCCTGTCCTTCGTCCGTGCCGACAGCAAGCAGACATTGCTGATACGGGCGAATCTGTCCGATGAGACGGTGGCCGATCTGGCACCGTGGCAGGTTCAGGTCATCGAAGGGTGA
- a CDS encoding carbohydrate ABC transporter permease produces MEGMAGQKSSLVWAVNISAFLLVLLWTIPTLGLFVSSFRDRDQIASSGWWQSFSGSEQTGFVRTGTGDDAIQMDGLHVIEGNVLKGEQKLVAWGTGAREPARYQPGDTVEIEEGWQLTVRADGSYRLASRQPFEMRRGERIFTTTMAPPKFTTGNYERVLTAEGLGRAFMNTMTVTVPATVIPILIAAFAAYALAWMEFPGRALLTAAVVGLLVVPLQVALIPLLRLHNDIGIGKGYLGIWLAHTGFGLPLAIYLLRNYMVGLPREVIESARVDGATEFQIFRRIILPLSFPALASFAIFQFLWVWNDLLVATVFLGNTREQLVMTGVLRELMGSKGGEWEILATSAFISISVPLIVFFAMQKYLVRGLLAGSVKGG; encoded by the coding sequence ATGGAAGGGATGGCCGGGCAGAAATCCTCACTGGTCTGGGCGGTCAATATCAGCGCCTTCCTGCTGGTTCTGCTGTGGACGATCCCGACGCTGGGGCTGTTCGTGTCGTCCTTCCGTGACCGCGACCAGATTGCCTCCAGTGGCTGGTGGCAGTCGTTTTCCGGGTCCGAACAGACCGGCTTTGTCCGCACCGGTACCGGGGATGACGCGATCCAGATGGACGGCTTGCATGTCATCGAGGGCAATGTGCTCAAGGGCGAACAGAAGCTGGTCGCCTGGGGCACCGGGGCGCGTGAACCGGCCAGATACCAACCCGGCGATACTGTCGAGATCGAGGAGGGCTGGCAGCTGACGGTAAGGGCGGATGGCAGCTATCGCCTGGCCTCGCGGCAACCTTTCGAGATGCGTCGGGGCGAACGTATCTTCACGACCACCATGGCGCCGCCGAAATTCACCACCGGCAATTATGAGCGTGTTCTGACCGCCGAAGGGCTGGGACGGGCCTTCATGAACACCATGACGGTGACGGTGCCCGCGACGGTGATCCCGATCCTCATCGCGGCCTTTGCCGCCTATGCGCTGGCATGGATGGAATTCCCGGGGCGCGCGTTGCTGACGGCGGCAGTGGTGGGGTTGCTGGTCGTTCCGCTGCAGGTGGCGCTGATCCCCTTGCTGCGGCTGCACAACGATATTGGCATCGGCAAGGGCTATCTGGGAATCTGGCTGGCCCATACCGGCTTTGGCCTGCCTCTGGCGATCTATTTGCTGCGAAACTACATGGTTGGCCTGCCGCGCGAGGTCATCGAAAGCGCACGTGTCGATGGCGCGACCGAATTCCAGATTTTCCGGCGGATCATTCTGCCGCTGTCCTTTCCGGCGCTGGCTTCTTTCGCGATCTTTCAGTTCCTCTGGGTCTGGAACGATCTGCTGGTGGCGACGGTTTTCCTTGGCAACACGCGTGAGCAACTGGTCATGACCGGTGTTCTGCGGGAACTGATGGGGTCAAAGGGCGGCGAATGGGAAATTCTGGCGACTTCGGCATTCATTTCGATCTCGGTGCCATTGATCGTCTTCTTCGCAATGCAAAAATATCTGGTACGAGGTCTTTTGGCCGGGTCGGTGAAAGGTGGTTGA
- a CDS encoding carbohydrate ABC transporter permease, translating into MELMWLAISTIAIGLFGCVAWFWGSNMVLDAIYPPRGENAGDNIRRANQIRPWLFLGPALLFLGLYLVYPVIDSFWRSLHSSDGSRFVGGANYVWLLGDDKFRESMLNNMLWLLVVPALSTLFGLIAAQLTDRIRWGNIGKSLIFMPMAISFVGAGVIWKFIYEYRAADQAQIGLLNWIVTRFGGEPQIWLTLMPWNNFFLMIVLVWIQTGFAMVILSAALRGIPEETIEAAILDGASPWQVFFRIKVPQIMGTIAVVWTTITIVVLKVFDIVFVMTNGQWGTQVLANLMYDWMFRGTPDYGRGSAIAMVLMVLVTPIMIWNIRNTRREMR; encoded by the coding sequence ATGGAACTGATGTGGCTTGCCATAAGCACGATTGCGATTGGTCTGTTTGGCTGCGTCGCCTGGTTCTGGGGCTCGAACATGGTTCTGGACGCCATCTATCCGCCGCGCGGTGAAAACGCCGGAGACAATATCCGCAGGGCCAATCAGATCCGTCCCTGGCTGTTTCTGGGACCGGCGCTTCTGTTTCTGGGGCTGTATCTGGTCTATCCGGTGATCGACAGCTTTTGGCGGTCGCTGCACAGTTCCGATGGCAGCCGCTTTGTCGGGGGTGCGAATTACGTCTGGCTGCTGGGCGACGACAAGTTCCGGGAATCGATGCTGAACAACATGCTGTGGCTGCTGGTGGTGCCGGCGCTGTCCACACTGTTCGGGCTGATCGCGGCGCAGCTGACGGACCGGATCCGCTGGGGCAATATCGGCAAATCACTGATCTTCATGCCCATGGCGATCAGTTTCGTCGGGGCCGGCGTCATCTGGAAATTCATCTATGAATACCGCGCTGCAGATCAGGCGCAGATCGGCCTGCTGAACTGGATCGTCACCCGCTTCGGGGGCGAGCCGCAAATCTGGCTGACCCTGATGCCCTGGAACAATTTCTTTCTGATGATCGTGCTGGTCTGGATCCAGACGGGTTTCGCCATGGTCATCCTGTCGGCGGCACTGCGTGGCATCCCCGAGGAAACCATAGAGGCGGCGATTCTGGACGGGGCCTCTCCCTGGCAGGTGTTCTTCCGCATCAAGGTGCCCCAGATCATGGGCACGATCGCGGTGGTCTGGACGACGATCACCATCGTGGTGCTGAAGGTCTTCGACATCGTTTTCGTCATGACCAATGGGCAGTGGGGAACCCAGGTTCTGGCCAATCTGATGTATGACTGGATGTTCCGTGGCACGCCCGATTACGGGCGCGGCTCGGCGATCGCGATGGTTCTGATGGTTCTGGTGACGCCGATCATGATCTGGAACATCCGCAACACCCGCAGGGAGATGCGCTGA
- a CDS encoding ABC transporter substrate-binding protein: MTTALMFLTTGHALAEMVIEPGSDDRINWQSLDDFKAAHGDLQGQELDLLGPWLGPDQELFTSLLPYFEAATGARVNYSGSDSFEQQIVIDSEAGSPPDIAIFPQPGLAADLARKGHLRPLGDETGQWLRDNYAAGESWAALSTYMGEDGSEHVYAFPFKADVKSLVWYVPENFEDAGYEVPRSYEDLKALTEQIVADGETPWCIGLGSGGATGWPATDWVEDLMLRLNSPEDYDAWTTNDLAFNDPKVVKAIEEFGWFSKNDDFVANGADAVASTDFRESPKGLFDSPPACYMHRQASFIPSFFPEGTEIGLDADFFYFPAPADGSMGQPVLGGGTLFAVLSDNPAAMAFVDFLKTPAAHEIWMAQKGFLTPYQGVNPEAYGDETLKKMGDILLGATTFRFDGSDLMPGAIGAGAFWTGMVDFVGGKSAQEVADSIQQTWATLN, translated from the coding sequence ATGACGACTGCCCTGATGTTCCTGACGACAGGGCATGCCCTGGCCGAGATGGTGATCGAACCGGGCAGCGATGACCGGATCAACTGGCAGAGCCTGGATGACTTCAAGGCCGCGCATGGCGATCTGCAGGGACAGGAACTCGACCTTCTCGGGCCTTGGCTTGGTCCTGATCAGGAGCTGTTCACCTCGCTGTTGCCCTATTTCGAGGCGGCAACCGGCGCCAGGGTGAATTACTCGGGGTCCGACAGCTTCGAACAGCAGATCGTGATCGACAGCGAGGCCGGATCGCCCCCCGATATCGCGATCTTCCCGCAGCCGGGACTGGCGGCGGACCTGGCCAGAAAGGGGCATCTGCGGCCCTTGGGTGATGAAACCGGGCAATGGCTGCGCGACAATTACGCCGCCGGAGAAAGCTGGGCCGCCCTGTCGACCTATATGGGCGAGGACGGCAGCGAACATGTCTATGCCTTTCCCTTCAAGGCCGATGTCAAGTCGCTGGTCTGGTATGTGCCCGAGAATTTCGAGGATGCCGGATACGAGGTTCCCCGGTCGTATGAAGACCTCAAGGCGCTGACCGAACAGATTGTGGCCGACGGCGAGACGCCCTGGTGTATCGGGTTGGGTTCGGGCGGTGCGACCGGCTGGCCCGCGACCGACTGGGTCGAGGATCTGATGCTGCGTCTGAACAGCCCCGAGGATTACGATGCCTGGACCACCAATGACCTGGCCTTCAATGATCCGAAGGTGGTCAAGGCGATCGAGGAATTCGGCTGGTTCTCGAAGAATGACGATTTCGTCGCCAATGGCGCGGATGCAGTTGCCTCGACCGATTTCCGCGAAAGCCCCAAGGGTTTGTTCGACAGTCCCCCGGCCTGCTACATGCACCGTCAGGCCAGCTTTATCCCCTCGTTCTTTCCCGAGGGAACCGAGATCGGACTGGATGCGGATTTCTTCTATTTCCCCGCACCCGCCGATGGCAGCATGGGGCAGCCCGTGCTTGGCGGGGGGACGCTGTTTGCGGTTCTGTCCGACAATCCGGCCGCGATGGCCTTTGTCGATTTCCTGAAAACGCCGGCCGCGCATGAAATCTGGATGGCGCAAAAGGGCTTTCTGACACCTTATCAGGGCGTCAATCCCGAAGCCTATGGCGACGAAACCCTGAAGAAGATGGGGGATATCCTGCTGGGCGCCACGACCTTCCGCTTTGACGGTTCGGACCTGATGCCGGGTGCCATTGGTGCCGGGGCATTCTGGACCGGAATGGTCGATTTCGTCGGCGGAAAATCCGCGCAAGAGGTCGCCGACAGCATCCAGCAGACCTGGGCGACGCTGAACTGA
- a CDS encoding quinoprotein relay system zinc metallohydrolase 2 has protein sequence MFHLVLTACFAASSPLCMPVLLPAGSAATREDCRHGAARITQDWLQDHPDLTGNGFRCVAGNQLPALDLREIAPGVHVYQGRPAQMEDTADGRIANLGVVIGEDRIAVIDSGVSRRQGQEFLTAIRQISDKPISHVILTHMHPDHVLGAAVFAEAGAQVVAHHALPRALAVRAQSYLDNALRLFGAEQMLGTEIVLPDMVVTDSMTIDLGGRSLLLRTARTAHTDNDLTVFDDASGTLFTGDLLFRELTPVVDGSLLGWIDWAEMPPSPVPSLIVPGHGRVAQNWPEAVKPQQDFLTALRDATRETIRDGLPMSRAVPRIVEGMSAWRNGWQSYEATVARDATASFKELEWEQ, from the coding sequence ATGTTTCATCTTGTTTTGACTGCCTGTTTTGCCGCTTCTTCCCCGCTGTGCATGCCGGTTCTGCTGCCCGCGGGCAGCGCGGCGACAAGGGAAGACTGTCGCCATGGCGCGGCGCGAATCACGCAGGACTGGCTGCAGGATCACCCGGATCTGACGGGGAACGGATTTCGCTGTGTCGCCGGCAATCAGCTTCCGGCGCTGGACCTGCGCGAAATCGCTCCGGGGGTTCATGTCTATCAGGGCCGTCCCGCACAGATGGAAGATACGGCGGACGGGCGGATCGCCAATCTGGGCGTGGTGATCGGCGAGGACCGGATCGCCGTGATCGATTCCGGCGTGTCGCGACGGCAGGGGCAAGAGTTTCTGACCGCCATCCGGCAGATATCGGACAAGCCGATCAGCCATGTGATCCTGACCCATATGCATCCCGACCATGTTCTGGGCGCCGCCGTCTTTGCCGAGGCGGGGGCGCAGGTCGTGGCCCATCATGCGCTGCCGCGGGCGCTGGCCGTGCGGGCGCAGAGCTATCTTGACAACGCATTGCGGCTGTTCGGAGCCGAACAGATGCTGGGCACCGAAATCGTCCTGCCCGATATGGTGGTGACGGACAGCATGACCATAGATCTGGGCGGGCGCAGCCTGTTGCTGCGCACCGCCCGAACTGCACACACGGACAATGATCTGACAGTTTTCGATGACGCCAGCGGCACGCTGTTCACCGGAGATCTGTTGTTCCGGGAACTGACGCCGGTCGTGGACGGATCGCTTCTGGGCTGGATCGACTGGGCAGAGATGCCGCCTTCACCCGTGCCCTCGCTGATCGTGCCCGGACATGGGCGGGTCGCGCAGAACTGGCCAGAGGCGGTGAAGCCACAGCAGGACTTTCTGACGGCGCTGCGCGACGCCACGCGCGAAACCATTCGCGACGGGCTGCCCATGTCCCGGGCCGTGCCCCGGATCGTTGAGGGGATGTCTGCCTGGCGCAATGGCTGGCAGTCCTATGAGGCAACAGTGGCGCGTGATGCGACAGCATCCTTCAAGGAACTGGAATGGGAGCAATAA
- the pqqA gene encoding pyrroloquinoline quinone precursor peptide PqqA, producing the protein MAWTKPILKEIACGMEINMYAPAEDEPVLF; encoded by the coding sequence ATGGCCTGGACCAAACCGATCCTGAAGGAAATCGCCTGCGGCATGGAAATCAACATGTATGCCCCGGCAGAGGACGAGCCCGTACTGTTCTAA
- the pqqB gene encoding pyrroloquinoline quinone biosynthesis protein PqqB codes for MKIVILGAAAGGGLPQWNCGCANCDAARQGRIPSLTQSSVAVSADGTDWAILNASPDIRMQLAATPALHPTGPRRMPLRAVLVTNGDIDHVAGLLTLRESQPFALFATAAIHDALAANPMMGALQPDIVPRRTLALDQTIDLLPGLTATLFAVPGKVPLYQEGEVVETGLMGETTVGVELRSAERRALYIPGCAEMPGWLKARISGADALLFDGTLWQDDEMIRMGLGKKTGRRMGHMAAQDSIASLADVPVGQRLFVHMNNSNPLTDPSSAESDEAERQGWRIGRDGMEIAL; via the coding sequence ATGAAAATCGTCATTCTGGGTGCGGCTGCCGGTGGCGGCCTGCCACAATGGAACTGTGGTTGCGCCAATTGTGACGCAGCAAGACAGGGGCGCATCCCGTCCCTGACGCAAAGCTCTGTCGCGGTCAGCGCGGATGGAACGGATTGGGCGATCCTGAACGCCTCTCCGGACATCCGCATGCAACTGGCCGCGACGCCGGCTCTGCACCCCACGGGCCCGCGTCGGATGCCCTTGCGAGCCGTGCTGGTCACGAATGGCGATATCGATCATGTCGCCGGATTGCTGACCCTGCGCGAAAGCCAACCCTTTGCGTTGTTCGCCACCGCAGCCATCCATGACGCGCTGGCCGCCAACCCGATGATGGGGGCGCTGCAGCCCGATATCGTGCCGCGCCGCACCCTCGCGCTGGATCAGACGATCGATCTGCTTCCGGGTCTGACGGCAACCCTGTTTGCCGTGCCGGGCAAGGTACCGCTGTATCAGGAAGGCGAGGTCGTCGAGACCGGGTTGATGGGCGAGACGACCGTGGGCGTGGAACTGCGCAGTGCCGAACGGCGCGCCCTTTATATCCCCGGCTGTGCCGAAATGCCGGGCTGGCTGAAGGCGCGCATTTCCGGCGCCGATGCGCTGCTGTTTGACGGTACGCTGTGGCAGGACGATGAGATGATCCGCATGGGGCTGGGCAAGAAGACCGGCCGCCGCATGGGCCATATGGCCGCACAGGACAGTATCGCCAGCCTGGCCGATGTGCCGGTGGGACAACGCCTGTTCGTTCATATGAACAATTCCAATCCGCTGACCGACCCGTCCAGCGCAGAATCCGATGAGGCCGAACGGCAGGGCTGGCGGATCGGCCGCGACGGGATGGAGATCGCCCTATGA